Sequence from the Syntrophorhabdaceae bacterium genome:
GTATTAGATCGTTACGAGACTTTTACATGCTTCTGGTGCCGCAACTGCAATTTCCTCCATGTCGCTAATACTTCTAATTCGGAAACCATGAGTGTGGCGAATCAAAATGACCCCCAGATCTCGACCCTTTTCTATCTGCAGAGGACCCAGGGGGCATGCTCGGCCGATAACTGGGTAGTCAACTTTCGGTGTTTGGCTTGCGGCTGTGCCAATAATGATGTTCCGGCAACGGTGTCGTATGATGGTTGGGTCAATAAGAAGGCGGATCCATTCCTGCGCGCGCCTAAGTTTTCGGCTGATCACCCTGAAGGTGCTCCTTATATATATTCCATTCCAATTCAGGAATTTTATGTTCTGCTTGCCAGACTTTCCACTTTCACACATCCTGCTAGTCACATTGAGGCTTTTAAAACAGTTAAAGTATACTGCGATAAATGCAATTACCAATTTACTGAGAGTGATTTGGATTCGCTGAGATGCCCTCATTGCAGCCATATGCATATTAAAGTGGAATCCCAAGTGCCCCCGTGATATAGGAGATAATCCCGTGACCGGACCGTGAGTGATGTAACGGATGAGAAAGTTAGAATTTTATGCCGGCTTTACTCTTTTATTATGATGGCCTCATCATTAGTGGTACACGCATGGCCATCTGTCCTGTTTGGTATTATATCTTAGCTGGGTTGCGACCCGAAAACGATTAATATATAAGGAGGATACGCAAATGTGTCCGAAGAATAAAGTGGTGTTATTAACCCTGGTATTGACCATTATGATGAGTTACGTGACTTTTTATCCCATAGCTCTTGTGGCTGATGAGAATCCCCCGACAATCAAAATGAAGAGCCCCAAAAGCACGGAGAGCTCCTCTGATCCGGCCACAATCAGGCTCTCGCAAGACGGACAGAAGGAAATCTTAGTGGAAGTGTTGAAAGGTGGAGTGATAGTAACTTCGGGGGTAAAGGTAGTAAAAGGAAGCTGGATGATAGCCGATCGCGGCACGCAATTTAACAAAGGGTCTGTGTTCCGTGCTGAGAATATCGAAAGCATCCAGCTCGATCCCTCGATGAACATCATTATCGCCAAGGGTAGAATTAGTATCAAGGGGGTCGCATATGACCAGGGGACAACCCTGGCCGTGAGCAAGGACGGCAAATTGATAAAGAAGTAGCCGGTGTCAACCGAGGCCTGATTCGCGGTTATAAGGCTGCCCCGAGACAATGATGTGAATTTCGGAAGAGGAGGGAGGAGAATGGATCTCACAAATAAGAAGATAAACCTTGGGATTGTGCTCGGTATTATTTCGTTACTGTTAGTCGGGTGCGCTTCCAGACCCACGGGATCTGGAGTTTCCAAACCAGGACAAAACCAAGTTGGGATGGTGGCGCATGCCTTCGGACAGTTTGTCAGTATAGAAAATATGACACTCCAGGTGAAGAACCCTGCCGGGACACTGGAGAGTTATCAACTTACCGAGAAGACCGACTTTGTCGACCAGAACGGGAAACCTATGTCTATGATGCAATTTAAAGACACTATTAAGGCCGGTGATGATATGGTTGTAAGTGCGGATTTCTCGTCCAAAACTGTCCTCACCGTTCGATTAGGTAAATACCTGCCTATTCGATTTGGCAATTAGAAGAGCAGGCGAGAATCTCATAAGATAAGGGCCACAGACCGTTAAATGGATGGTAATAGCTAATATCTGGGATTTCGGTTCAAAATTTGTTGTAGAGACGAGTGATTATAAGGTATGGCCAAACTAAGTGAAGTTTTAAGCATGAAAAGGAGGGAAGATTTATGGCAAAACGACCACCACCTTTAGCTATTGATTACGTGGATAAACAAAGGAAGATAACTGTACATGTCTTGATTGTACTGTTTATTATAGCTGCATTTTGCGCGAGAGATTCTTTTGGTTTTGATATAAAGGGTATTGCTGACAGCAAAAGGATAAACACGTTGAAAGTTCATATTGAATCAAACCCTTCTAACGCGCCTGTATTTGCAATGTTCGCTGACGGGAAAAAGACAAACGCTGTTTGTGTTACGCCGTGTGACGTGGAAGTGGGATATGTCGACCAAGTAACCTACAAAGATAATTCTGAGGGTCTTAGGAGCCATTTTGGAGGGCACTTAGCTTGGTACCATGAAAAAAGTGGCTGTTTTACTGCGGCAGCGCTTGATGTTGCATGGGGTAAGGTGCCTCCATATGAATACCTCAAAGAGTCCGAAGGTTTTTGCGTTCCGTTGCATATTGTGCTTGAGGGGAATATTGCTATTGATAAGTCGGTTTGTTTTTACGATTTTATGGACAAAACGCCAAAAGACTTAAAGATAGACCTAAGAGCAAACAATGACGAAGAAATTGTACTATGTAGCAATACTTATAAGGCAACAAATGAACTGACGATTGAAGTGCCGCAACCGCAGTCCCCTGTACTGAAGAAATATATACTTCGTCAAGCATATACCGTGGACGAGGGAAGTAGTTATGGGCTAATTCTAAGAAAGAAGAAATGAGGCTGTTGTTGGTGACAGGACAACGCCAGCAAAAAAGTACCGTTATTGTATTTATGAATGGTAATAATGGCTTCAAAAATTTTTGGATAAATTGAAATCTAAGGAGGGTGATATGATGCGCAATCCTTCTTCAGTATTCCAGCATCGTATAGATGCGAGACGCCATGGCCGAGTGTTCTGCCTGGGCCTTGAGCGTGATCAGTTACGGAACTTCAGATGTTTGATCTCTGCGCATGGTTGTCAGGAAATAATATTGCATTTCCAAGAAGAATTGTTCATACTTGATTATTGCCAATGAGTTTAAAGATAAGCCAAATACACAAGGAGAATCAGGATGATAGACGATTCTGACGTCGCTATACCTGTCGCTATTCCTGATGAAATCAGACAGTGGAATTGGGGGGCTTTTCTCTTAGCGCCAGTCTGGGCAATTGTGCATCGCGTATTTTTGGGTCTTCTTGCCCTGATACCCCTGGTCGGTGTTATAATGGCCATTATCCTGGGGATCAAGGGAAACGAGTGGGCATGGCAAAGGAAAAGGTGGGGTAGCCCAACGGCATTCCTGGCCTTTCAGCGCAAGTGGTCTTACTGGGGTTGGGGCATTTTAATCGTTTCAAGTCTTGTGTACATAGTCCTTGAAGGGAGTGTACGAGGCATTTATTATCTGATCGGCGTTATCCTTGTCGTTGGCTTCTTCGATGCCATCTTCGGAAAAGCCGGTTATCGCTATTCCGGGGGCATGAGTCTGCTTATGTTCGTGCCTATCGCGAACATAGCCATGTTAGTGAAATATGGCGTAAGTGAGTGGCCGATCGAGCGACAGATGCGGGACCTAAGGATCCGTTGTGGTTCCGGAACCGAAGAAGATGCGTATTCTTTACTCAGTGAGGCAGCTCGCCTTGAAGTGAAGGGTAAGCTTGATGACGCGTTATTTAAGTATCAAGAAGTTGTTACAAGGTTCAGGGATACCGCTGCAGGGAACGATGCACAAAAAAGCATTGACATTCTTAAGGCTAAGCTTTGAGGATGGTTGAAAATGATTATCGAAATCGGGCTGCCAGAAAGCGAAGAATCACCCCACAAATAGACGTTGGATCCCATCGTTCCGCTGGGGACCGGGGAGTCAAAGATGGCGTGGTGACTGTTTTAGCTCGTTGAACAAAAACCAAAGAGGAGACGAATGAAAAGAGCATCGCTTGTAATAGCGCCCGCGGCATATTTATTCTGTGTCTTTTTGGCAACGGTTTACGCAACTGACACCGATCCTAATTTCAAAAAAGCTGAAGACTTCTGGAACATAGCAAAGAAGGTAATCATAACTAGCGCCACGCAGGAACACCTGTTTCCTAAGCAAATGGAAATATCCGCTAAATCAGTCCCCGATTGTCTCGCTGTGGTCTACATACCGGAGTTTGAAGTCTTTCTCATGCAACAGTATGATGGCAAGAAATTCGTTATCCTTCCGCGCACATATTCAATTGAGCCCAAATCGCAGCCAGTGATAAAGGCAACAATATATTTGGTGGATGGAGGAAAACGGAAAGAGATTGGAACATTTAGGTCAAAAGCCGAGGCAGTTGTCGTTAACTCGGATGGCTCCAGAAAACTGATTGTGAGATAGTTCTGTCCTGTCGAAGGGTGCGGAGAAGGGGAATTCTAGATGGGTCTATTTGACAGATTTCTTAAATCGAAAAAACTACCGACAAAAAACCCCGCGATAATTGCCGCAGTAAAGCAAGTGCAATCCGTTTCATCCTCATACAATGAACAGCATGCTGGGCTGACCAAGCTTGAGTCGCTTTTTTTAAAAGCCACCGATACGAGTGATAAAATGGCTATTTCACAGTCACTATTGGACACCGCTACGGATGGCGCATCTATTCAAGTGCGCGAAAGCTCTCTAACCAAATTGGGGACTATTATTGACAAAAGTATCCAGTTTTCCAATCACCCTACTCTTCATTCCGGTGCGAGTCGCGGATTGTCCGCTATCTCTGGTCATGCTGTTCCGAGTTTGATCGCAATTATCGAAAACACACGCGGTAAAGAAACCGAATTACGTAGAATAGCATTTTGGACTCTCCAGAAAATAGCGCCTTTCGCTCTGGATGATGCTCTCCTCGTATTCTTGGTGCGCAGTCTTAGCGAAAAGAGAGACATCAGAATGCCTGTGATTTGCGCTCTTGAAGACATCGCTCGGCTAAGTGATGACACCACACGGAAGCGTATGGCAGAAGTCGGCCTTTCCCCGTTGTGTCAGACTCTCAAGGATAACGACGCTGAGATATGGATAAGGGCAGCACGGGTTTTAGGTGACCTAGGCACGTATGCAGCCGGGTCGGTGAACGATCTCATTAGCAAGTTAGATGATGATGGCGGCGAGTGGGCGGCCGATTCCCTTCGCAAGATTACCGGTGAAGCATATGGCAACAAAGAAAAGGGCAAATGGCAAGAATGGGTTTCAAGAAACGGGACTCAATAGGGAGTTTTTTCGATCAGGAACATTGCGCGAAAGTGGAGACAGGGTAGCGTACGATAATTGTCGTACGCTACGTTAATCACCAATAGAGATGAAAATGGGAATATTCGATTTATTCAAAAAAGGTTTATGGAAACCAGAAAAGGATGGTTCCATAATTGACCAAGAGGTCTTTAAAGCAGGACAATCGGAGGAACAAATAGAAGCACCCATACATCCCTCAGATTTGGTATCTGCAGCAAGAGGGGGCAACATCGAGACGGTTAATATGCTTCTCGCAAAAGGCCTGGACGTTAATGTGAAGGACGGCAAAGGCTATCCCATCATAATACTTGCTGCAATGAATGGGCACACGGAAACAGTTAAAGTTCTATTGGACAAAGGCGCGAATATCAATGCAAGGGGTGACCATAATAGTACAGCGCTAATGCTATCTGCGATGGGAGGACACGACGAAACCGTGAAGTTGTTGATTGATAGAGGCTCAGATATCAATGCGAGAGAAGATATGGGTTGGTCCGCTTTGATCGTCGCCACGATTCAAGGTCGCAACAAGACAGTGCGGCTTCTGCTGGACGGAGGTGCTGATATGGACGTAAAGGATAATAGAGGTAATACTGCGATTTACTATGCTTCGCGTGACTATGCATTAAGTAATGGGCATAATGAAACCTACGAGTTACTTCGAGACAGAGGCTATGCGGCCCCGGCTACAAACCTATTCGAGCCAGCCCACGCATCGGGTGAAAACGACAAGGAAAGCAACCTTCAGCGTTGGCAGACTTCAGGCGCGCCGAAAGAATGGGTTGAAGAACACCGCTACTTGTGGAATCATCAGAATTGGCTTTCGTTAATAGAGGCTCTCCGGAAATCACCATACTGGCCTCTGGACCCCGACAAAGTTGGTGCAGTTTTGGAGGAAATTAGGGTAAAGGGACGAACGGCCAACTGCTGACATGAGACAACCAGTAGACAGTAGATCATGACCAGAGGATGGTACCCGACAAGACGACAACCTTGGGCGAGATACGCGTCTGGCACAACGGCAAGCTGACAGAAGGAGAGGAAGATGGATAAATACGGCAGCAATGATGGCGCCAAGAACCTGAAGATCATAACGACCAGAAACATAAACTCAACACTTTTTCGAAGCGCATTCCTTTCATGGTGTGTTGCCATGCTGTGCATCGCAGTGTTTTTTGCCGGCTGTGCAACCCGGCTGCCGGTCCCGGACAACCCTGTTACCGCGAAGGACCATCACCAACTGGGTCTCCGCTTCTTTACGCAAGGGCAGTTCGATAACGCTATGCGCGAATTCTCAAGAGCAATCGCACTTGATCCAAATTACGCGGATGCCTACCAGTTTCGAGCTCTAATCTATCGGCAGACGGACTTCACTGCGGCCCTGTCGGACTACGCTGATGTCATAAGGCTTCGGCCACGCGACCCCGTCGGCTATTTCAACCGCGCCACTGCTTACAACTGGCTCGGGGAGGCCGAGCGCGCTCTTGCGGACCTTGACGCCGCCATCTCTCTGGCTCAGAACGGTCCTCAGTCAGGTATCTTTCACAGTACGAAGGCAGATATCCTATTCATCGACGGACGGTTTCCGGAAGCACTCCCCGAATACCGGGTGGCTCTTGCGAATATGGTAGGAAATTCAGTAATGGCACAGGTAGGGTTAACATTCCTCACTTCAGGGATTGTAGGCGTTATGCTGGACCCTACGGGACGAATAGCAACTGCCGAGCACCAAAACCAGTCATTAGAGGTCCATAGGACATACCTTAATGAAAGAGTACAATTGTGTGAGGCGATGATTCGTCCCGTAGCCCCTAACGACACACCGACAGCAATATCTAAAGGCATGTCAAAACAGGCGGTGTTTCAATCGGTCTCAGTCACCGATCGGATTGTCGGGCACAATCGATTCACTGTTCTTCCACGCCAGATAGAAAAGAATCTCCATATCTTGGATTATCCCCAGCCTGAATGTTGGGTCACAGTAACCAAGGCGGGGCCACTTGATGACAGGACGATTGGGGTTTTCGTTTTCACGGATAACAAACTTACAGCAGTAAAACGGGTGCCCTTAAGGGACGCCTCGGTGATACCGGAAGGTCCAAAGACTCCACCGTTAATTATTAGTTCTGGCCAATCACGGGTGCAAGTGCTTGAAACATTGCGTTTGACCGACAGGTTCATTTACGAGGACGATGACTTTATCGTCACCTCCACAGAATATCGTGCTGCTAAGGATAAGCGCGTAAGGCTGACAATGCTGAAAGATGGTAAGGTTCTGCTCAGTAGTTATGGTTCTCGACCGTTGTGGTGAAAGCCGGTTATGTACATGCGTACTAGCGGGGCAGCTATTGACGGTGGGCAACATGAAAAGCGTAAACCATCACCCTAACCATGCAGGCAACTCCTTACACTTGCGGGTGAACTCTGTGTTGAGCTACGTTTCAACCCGTAATCCTCAGTTCTTTATCACATACCCAATGCGCGACTTGTAGGTGAACTCGACGCTTGCCAGTGTCCTGAACATCACGTGGCGAGCCTTCCAAATTCAACAGTCTTTCAGATCGTTGGAAATCACAGGTAAGAGGACGTGTTTGTTATGAAGTCAGTCCCAAATGGAGAATAACCTTGCATTTTCGAAAAGAGTAATTATACTCATTACTGTAAATGAGTTCGCGGAGAACCCAACATACAAAGGAGAACAAGAATGGCAGAAGGAAGAGTTAAATGGTTTAACGATTCAAAGGGGTTTGGTTTTATCGAGCGGGAAGGCGACGACGACGTATTCGTACATCATTCCGCCATCCAGGGAGAAGGGTTTAAATCGCTGGCCGAGGGTGACCGTGTCAGTTTCATGGTTGTCAAAGGCCCTAAGGGCCCAGCTGCCGCGGATGTTCGTAAGCTATAAGGTCTGAACCTCATATTGTGTCTGAAAGCCTCCCATAATAAGGGAGGCTTTTTCCATTGTCTCTTGGGAGTCATGATGTTTTTGTGACAATCGAGTCAACAGCGAGGTTTTCCGTGCAACGCCACACAATAAAGCAGCTGACTGATAGTGCGCTCAACGGCATATTGAAGATGTCAAAGACTCCACTCAATTACTGGGCCGAATTCGTTGTTGATATTCCGTTAGGCGTGGTGCTGATCTACGCGGGTCTCCATCATGGCGACCTTAATTCCGCAATGGCTATTCTGACCATCCTACTGGGCCTGTTTCTTTTTACCTTTATTGAATATTTCATTCACCGCCGGCTGCTCCACGGATCGGTGCAGTTCATAGTACGGGGTCACCGCGCACATCACGAGAACCCCTTGAACTATGACGGCCTGCCGTTCTTTTTGCCCGCGTTTATGCTCATGGGGATAATCGGTATGTGTGTCTCAATCGTCCCCACGAATTATGCGTTTCTGCTGACCGGCACTATAGCGTTAGGATATACCACCTATGGGTTAAGCCACTTCAGCATTCATCACCACCGATTCCGTCAGGCTTTCGCCAGAAACTGGGCGGCCAATCATCACATCCATCACTACCACGCCGAAACCAACTTTGGTGTTACGACTCCGCTATGGGATATATTGCTCGGCTCACGATACGTAAGGCTCGATCGGAGAGGCTCTCAGGAGTAAATCCAATACTCATCACGCGAATCAGAACGGTGAGTTAATTCTTCTCTCTGGTTGTTCCACGCAAATCAGCGACAATTTTTCCCCTGGATTTGCTATCCCTGAAACGGGTTTAATAGGCGGAGGGAGGGGCAAGGCAGTTAAGTTTGACTGCGCCCTGCCGAATATATTGATACAGGGGTCCATTGAAGTATCCCGTCCGTTCATGGTGGAGGAAAAATCATGAAAGGTTGTATTGAGAGGGCATAAACCCTCGAAGCGTTTTAGACGCGGTTGCATCTTCGCCGTACCGGAGATGCTCCCACAAACCCTCCGAGACGCGGTCGGTCCCGACCACTACCACTACTACACATCTGGAACTGACCGCGTCTCCAACCCCCCCCCACATCCCGAAGACGGCCACCCCGACATGTGCGGGGAATGTGGTAAAGAGATCAGCCAGGACGAGTGGCGGCTAAGCTTTTCGCTGGGGCGGTGAGGGTGATCTTGTCGCCTGAGACGGTTACTTCGCCGCTTGCGGTCAGACGCTCAACACCATAAGAAATGTTGACGAGAGACGCCGAAAGAAGGATAATGGAAAGAAAAACTGATACGCCTAATCATTAAGGGGGCTTTATGGATGAACCAAAGAAATGTCCATCATGCGGCGCGGTCATGGTAGAGGGTGGAATGTATTGCAATCAATGTGGTAGGCCCGATGAGGGCACCCAACATCTCGCCAATCATCAAAGGGTCTCTGTTGTCGATATCAAAATGCCCTTTTTTTCCATGGTGATATTTATGGTGAAATGGGCGATTGCCGCTATTCCGGCGTTTATCATCTTGCTTATTCTTGGTTCCCTTGTCGTGGGTATAATCGCGGCTATTTTCGGTATTGCATTACCAAGAGTCCCTAAGCCAGCAATACAACTTTAGAAGCCGGACGTTGATGGTTCGCAAAAATGGATCAATGAGTTTGTTACTAATAAGAAATATTGATTGTTTGCATGGAGGTGGTTCACGTTAGTAA
This genomic interval carries:
- a CDS encoding ankyrin repeat domain-containing protein, with amino-acid sequence MGIFDLFKKGLWKPEKDGSIIDQEVFKAGQSEEQIEAPIHPSDLVSAARGGNIETVNMLLAKGLDVNVKDGKGYPIIILAAMNGHTETVKVLLDKGANINARGDHNSTALMLSAMGGHDETVKLLIDRGSDINAREDMGWSALIVATIQGRNKTVRLLLDGGADMDVKDNRGNTAIYYASRDYALSNGHNETYELLRDRGYAAPATNLFEPAHASGENDKESNLQRWQTSGAPKEWVEEHRYLWNHQNWLSLIEALRKSPYWPLDPDKVGAVLEEIRVKGRTANC
- a CDS encoding tetratricopeptide repeat protein; this encodes MDKYGSNDGAKNLKIITTRNINSTLFRSAFLSWCVAMLCIAVFFAGCATRLPVPDNPVTAKDHHQLGLRFFTQGQFDNAMREFSRAIALDPNYADAYQFRALIYRQTDFTAALSDYADVIRLRPRDPVGYFNRATAYNWLGEAERALADLDAAISLAQNGPQSGIFHSTKADILFIDGRFPEALPEYRVALANMVGNSVMAQVGLTFLTSGIVGVMLDPTGRIATAEHQNQSLEVHRTYLNERVQLCEAMIRPVAPNDTPTAISKGMSKQAVFQSVSVTDRIVGHNRFTVLPRQIEKNLHILDYPQPECWVTVTKAGPLDDRTIGVFVFTDNKLTAVKRVPLRDASVIPEGPKTPPLIISSGQSRVQVLETLRLTDRFIYEDDDFIVTSTEYRAAKDKRVRLTMLKDGKVLLSSYGSRPLW
- a CDS encoding cold shock domain-containing protein, encoding MAEGRVKWFNDSKGFGFIEREGDDDVFVHHSAIQGEGFKSLAEGDRVSFMVVKGPKGPAAADVRKL
- a CDS encoding sterol desaturase family protein, with the translated sequence MQRHTIKQLTDSALNGILKMSKTPLNYWAEFVVDIPLGVVLIYAGLHHGDLNSAMAILTILLGLFLFTFIEYFIHRRLLHGSVQFIVRGHRAHHENPLNYDGLPFFLPAFMLMGIIGMCVSIVPTNYAFLLTGTIALGYTTYGLSHFSIHHHRFRQAFARNWAANHHIHHYHAETNFGVTTPLWDILLGSRYVRLDRRGSQE